Genomic DNA from Atribacteraceae bacterium:
TCCAGCACTTCCCTATCCAGCACCCCGGGAACAAAACCGGCGCCTATACCTTGAATGCGGTGCGGTCCGGGCTTCCCCCCCGACAGCACCGGCGATGCCTCAGGCTCCACCCCCACCGCCTTGAAAGAAGGCTTGCGTACTTTTATCACCTGCGATACACCGGTGACCGTTCCTCCCGTCCCAATTCCCGACACCAATATGTCCACCATGCCCTGGGTATCCTCCCATATTTCCTCGGCGGTAGTATATCGGTGGATCTCCGGGTTGGCGGCGTTTTCAAACTGCTGAGGGATGAAACTTTCCGGAATCTGCCTCTTAAGCTCCTCAGCTTTCTTTACGGCTCCCCGCATCCCTTCGGAGGCTGGAGTCAAAACCACATCGGCCCCCAACATTTTCAGTAGTTTCCGGCGTTCGATGGACATGGTTTCGGGCATGGTCAGGATCAGGCGGTAACCTCTGGCTGCGCAGACAAAGGCCAGCCCGATCCCGGTATTCCCCGAGGTAGGCTCGATGATCACCGTGTTACGCTTGATCCGCCCCGTTTTTTCGGCAGCCTCGATCATGGCATAGCCAATCCGGTCCTTCACGCTATTGAGCGGGTTGAATGACTCCAGCTTAGCCACCACGCTAGCCTCACAACCCGCGGTCAAATGGTTGATCCTGACGAGGGGAGTGTTGCCGATGGTATCGGTAATGTCGTCATAAATGCGCCCTCGGAAATTTTTCCCCTGCAGGCGGAAA
This window encodes:
- the cysK gene encoding cysteine synthase A, producing MLSKNSIDSIDHADVFRLQGKNFRGRIYDDITDTIGNTPLVRINHLTAGCEASVVAKLESFNPLNSVKDRIGYAMIEAAEKTGRIKRNTVIIEPTSGNTGIGLAFVCAARGYRLILTMPETMSIERRKLLKMLGADVVLTPASEGMRGAVKKAEELKRQIPESFIPQQFENAANPEIHRYTTAEEIWEDTQGMVDILVSGIGTGGTVTGVSQVIKVRKPSFKAVGVEPEASPVLSGGKPGPHRIQGIGAGFVPGVLDREVLDEIIQVLNDDAFTTARRLAKEEGILCGISSGAAMWAALKVASRPENKDKLVVVVFPDSGERYLSTPLFDAGL